Proteins co-encoded in one Pelodiscus sinensis isolate JC-2024 chromosome 7, ASM4963464v1, whole genome shotgun sequence genomic window:
- the STK36 gene encoding serine/threonine-protein kinase 36 isoform X1, producing MEKYHVLEMIGEGSFGRVYKGRRKYSAQVVALKFIPKVGRSEKELKNLQREIEIMRGLHHPNIVQMLDSFETDKEVVVVTDYAEGELFQILEDDGNLPEDQVQDIASQLVSALYYLHSHRILHRDMKPQNILLGKGGLIKLCDFGFARAMSINTMVLTSIKGTPLYMAPELVQEKPYDHTADLWSVGCILYELFVGTPPFYTNSIFQLVSLIIKDPIKWPKTMSPLFKSFLQGLLMKEPRQRLSWPELLYHPFIAGRVTLMDDAEQHGVANAFTSKLPPELQELKEKQALSLAPRSSQSKILRKARQKMAEAARQKLFGVFQEQLKADAPSKKEAARGGQGRTPKAAAGKAALREGEQTARALGSPRGDKIQAVLGEEPNETEWEKTEPPPTPREHRITQDYEREFPAVDKGAPRPAGGSKAGPRGRRSIETVALENEEVDSDEEWQHLIEATDPSTMQLSTPLSLLGDLAFVQRIRARLQDSSQQVLEGMLEGASHLRPALRVVGNLLATRCDSELLCRFCQATDLPAFLLRLAGQILESTSSMQQPWCTTLLADLVGVTTAYFTSDSHRGRSWRSLQVFQEAAAGFLSLLPQLLALPADGEMRLRQQSSMCLALLCECLDSSSPSVSGPFYASLLAERRPLLATLLQGATLEQPAPEAREARSSQEQHGADVFTAALAAVCSLPVGRSGSQEAKKQVAQQVAEELTVENSQLLARLLAGLERPACSLHALKVLYSCGHSSKSLCHLLAKGQQVPSSLARLVKGEVPMAERLRVQACEASLHLLALLALQLQSVPPWLDLVVSDATEIFTQSPVVSLVSAAGFLLAQLGQHGAAIEVGCEEAMSAMTNALTAPAELHLPPPMGAGLYDGLLLLLLQLLAQGDAVLVRGFAGSELWNIAWHRVAMVLRLAADKSGMEGETPRSGQPAPEPDWTLISPRGTALFLSLALAVFTREPHQCLPQLAHPHSVVMATFNQLLSLDFLAQLAHTQVGEDGDPELVPAVVLQTCQLLCFPFSLDVDTETQMWVMKALRDAETPAHLLQVCCHHLPFSETALPMSLLCHLVLSDEQVVDQLVGAAAASDRAISFLSAVLLSDSPALTMDLLSLLTHVARACPAHLPFLHMVLAGSDSAYQLLSHLLCHQEHSIRAKACSLVGNLLRQGQDFPRALQSQAGLLERLLERLSDQDEHVRKSASFAVGNAAYQAGSLPHALGKAVPRLGRLLSDPQAKTRCHAASALGNLGRQAADLGDVLIQNRAPHLLLDTACHDPQPAVREAALIALRSVSQQPKMQQVLVSLKASEKLLALSRNDAQSRSCGSPRPSSAHHCKKLIHLLRPTHSA from the exons ATGGAGAAATACCACGTGTTGGAGATGATTGGAGAGGGCTCCTTTGGGAGGGTGTACAAGGGGCGccgaaaatatagtgcccag GTGGTGGCGCTGAAGTTCATCCCCAAAGTCGGGCGATCGGAGAAGGAGCTGAAGAACCTGCAGCGGGAAATTGAGATCATGAGGGGGCTGCACCATCCCAACATCGTCCAGATGCTGGACAGCTTCGAGACAGACAAGGAG GTGGTGGTGGTGACAGACTACGCGGAGGGGGAGCTCTTCCAGATCCTGGAGGATGATGGAAACCTGCCAGAGGACCAG GTTCAGGACATCGCCTCCCAGCTGGTCTCTGCCCTCTATTACCTGCACTCCCACCGGATCCTGCACCGCGACATGAAGCCCCAGAACATCCTGCTGGGCAAAGGGGGTCTCATCAAACTGTGTGATTTCGG GTTCGCTCGCGCCATGAGCATCAACACCATGGTGCTGACGTCCATCAAGGGCACCCCGCTGTACATGGCCCCCGAGCTGGTGCAGGAGAAGCCCTATGACCACACGGCCGACCTGTGGTCCGTGGGCTGCATTTTGTACGAGCTCTTCGTGGGGACGCCGCCCTTCTACACCAACAGCATCTTCCAGCTGGTCAGCCTCATCATCAAGGACCCCATCAAGTGGCCCAAAACCATGAGCCCTTTGTTCAAG agcttcctgcagggcctgTTGATGAAGGAGCCTCGCCAGCGCCTGTCGTGGCCAGAGCTGCTCTACCACCCCTTCATCGCTGGACGGGTCACCC TGATGGATGACGCGGAGCAACACGGGGTGGCGAATGCCTTCACCAGCAAGCTGCCCCCAGAGCTGCAGGAGCTGAAGGAGAAGCAGGCTCTCTCACTggcccccaggagcagccagtccAAGATCCTGAGGAAGGCCCGGCAGAAGATGGCTGAGGCGGCCCGGCAGAAG CTCTTTGGTGTGTTCCAGGAGCAGCTGAAGGCAGATGCTCCATCCAAAAAGGAGGCAGCCAGAGGAGGCCAGGGGCGCACACCCAAAGCAGCCGCTGGGAAGGCAGCCctcagggagggggagcagacagcCCGTGCTCTGGGATCTCCCCGAGGAGACAAGATCCAAGCCGTGCTAGGAGAGGAGCCCAACGAGACAGAGTGGGAGAAAACGGAGCCTCCCCCTACGCCACG GGAGCACCGGATCACGCAGGATTACGAGCGGGAGTTCCCGGCGGTGGACAAGGGGGCTCCCAGGCCGGCTGGGGGCAGCAAGGCGGGGCCGCGAGGCAGGCGCAGCATTGAGACTGTGGCCCTGGAGAACGAG GAAGTGGATAGTGATGAGGAATGGCAGCATCTGATCGAGGCCACGGACCCCTCCACCATGCAGCTGAGCACACCCCTGAGCCTTCTGGGGGACCTGGCCTTCGTGCAGCGCATCCGGGCCCGGCTGCAGGACTCCAGCCAGCAG GTGCTGGAGGGGATGCTGGAGGGAGCCTCTCATCTCCGCCCTGCCCTCCGCGTCGTGGGCAACCTGCTGGCCACCAGGTGCGACTCGGAGCTTCTCTGCCGCTTCTGCCAGGCCACGGATTTACCTGCCTTCCTGCTGCGCCTGGCCGGGCAAATCCTGGAGAGCACCAGCAGCATGCAG CAGCCCTGGTGCACCACGCTGCTGGCAGACCTCGTTGGCGTGACGACGGCCTATTTCACCAGCGACTCCCATCGGGGGCGGAGCTGGAGAAG CCTGCAGGTCTTCCAGGAGGCGGCGGCCGgcttcctctccctgctgccccagctcctggccctgccagcgGATGGCGAGATGAGGCTCCGCCAGCAAAGCAGCATG TGCCTGGCCCTGCTCTGCGAGTGCctggacagcagcagcccctccgtGTCCGGCCCCTTCTACGCCAGCCTGCTCGCCGAGCGGCGCCCCCTACTGGCCACGCTCCTCCAGGGGGCCACCCTGGAGCAGCCCGCTCCGGAAG CGAGGGAGGCGAGATCGTCCCAGGAGCAGCACGGGGCCGATGTCTTCACAGCAGCACTGGCCGCAGTCTGCAGCCTCCCCGTGGGGCGCAGCGGGAGCCAGGAGGCCAAAAAGCAG GTTGCCCAGCAAGTGGCAGAGGAGCTGACCGTGGAGAACAGCCAGCTATTAGCAAGGCTCCTGGCTGGACTCGAGCGCCCGGCCTGCTCCCTGCATGCACTCAAG gtcttGTACTCCTGCGGCCACAGCAGTAAAAGCCTctgccatctcctggcaaagGGCCAGCAAGTGCCCAGCTCCCTGGCCCGGCTGGTGAAGGGTGAG GTCCCGATGGCGGAGCGGCTGCGGGTGCAAGCGTGTGAGGCCTCGCTGCAtctgctggccctgctggccctccagctGCAGAGCGTGCCTCCCTG GCTGGACTTAGTGGTGAGTGACGCCACCGAGATCTTCACCCAGTCGCCTGTCGTCTCCCTAGTG agcgcCGCGGGATTCCTGCTGGCTCAGCTTGGCCAGCACGGGGCAGCCATCGAGGTGGGGTGCGAGGAGGCCATGTCGGCCATGACAAATGCACTCACTGCACCTGCTGAG ctgCACCTGCCTCCCCCGATGGGCGCTGGCCTCTACGATGGactcctgcttctcctgctgcagctgctcgCCCAG GGTGACGCGGTGCTGGTCCGGGGCTTTGCCGGCTCGGAGCTGTGGAACATCGCCTGGCACCGTGTCGCCATGGTGCTCCGCTTGGCTGCCGACAAGtcggggatggagggggagacgCCGCGGTCAGGCCAGCCTGCTCCAGAGCCAGACTGGACCCTCATCTCGCCTCGAg GCACCGCGCTCTTCCTCAGCCTGGCCCTCGCCGTCTTCACCCGCGAGCCCCACCAGTGTCTGCCTCAGCTGGCCCACCCCCACAGCGTCGTCATGGCAACCTTCAACCAGCTGCTCTCCCTTGATTTCCTGGCTCAGCTGGCGCACAC gcaggtgggggaggacgGTGACCCCGAGCTGGTCCCGGCTGTGGTGCTCCAGacctgccagctgctctgcttccccttctccttgGACGTGGACACAGAGACCCAGATGTGGGTCATGAAGGCCCTGAGAGAtgctgagacccctgcccatTTGCTCCAG gtctgctgccaccacctgccCTTCTCGGAGACCGCACTTCCCATGAGCCTCCTGTGCCACCTCGTGCTGTCCGACGAGCAGGTCGTTGACCAATTGGTGGGGGCGGCCGCGGCCTCGGACCGCGCCATCTCCTTCCTGTCAGCCGTCTTGCTTTCCGACAGCCCTGCGCTCACGATggacctcctctccctcctgaccCACGTGGCCCGGGCCTGCCCCGCTCACCTGCCTTTCCTCCACATGGTCCTGGCTGGCTCAGACTCGGCCTACCAGCTGCTGAGCCACCTGCTGTGCCACCAGGAGCACTCGATCCGCGCCAAAGCCTGCAGCCTGGTGGGCAACCTGCTGCGGCAGGGCCAGGACTTCCCCCGGGCGCTGCAGAGCCAGGCGGGCCTGCTGGAGCGCCTGCTGGAGCGCCTGTCGGACCAGGACGAGCACGTGCGCAAGTCAGCCAGCTTCGCAGTGGGCAACGCTGCCTACCAGGCCGGCTCCCTCCCGCACGCCCTGGGCAAAGCCGTGCCCCGCCTGGGGAGGCTGCTGAGCGACCCGCAGGCCAAGACCCGGTGTCATGCCGCTTCCGCCCTGGGGAacctgggcaggcaggcagcggaCCTGGGGGACGTGCTGATCCAGAACAGAGCCCCCCATCTCCTGCTGGACACGGCTTGCCACGACCCCCAGCCGGCCGTGCGGGAGGCAGCGCTGATCGCCCTGCGCTCCGTCAGCCAGCAGCCAAAGATGCAGCAG GTGCTAGTGTCCCTCAAGGCCAGCGAGAAGCTGCTGGCGCTTTCCCGTAACGACGCTCAGTCCAGATCCTGCGGGAGTCCCCGACCGTCTTCAGCTCATCACTGTAAGAAGCTCATCCACCTTCTGAGGCCAACGCACAGTGCCTGA
- the STK36 gene encoding serine/threonine-protein kinase 36 isoform X4, translating to MKPQNILLGKGGLIKLCDFGFARAMSINTMVLTSIKGTPLYMAPELVQEKPYDHTADLWSVGCILYELFVGTPPFYTNSIFQLVSLIIKDPIKWPKTMSPLFKSFLQGLLMKEPRQRLSWPELLYHPFIAGRVTLMDDAEQHGVANAFTSKLPPELQELKEKQALSLAPRSSQSKILRKARQKMAEAARQKLFGVFQEQLKADAPSKKEAARGGQGRTPKAAAGKAALREGEQTARALGSPRGDKIQAVLGEEPNETEWEKTEPPPTPREHRITQDYEREFPAVDKGAPRPAGGSKAGPRGRRSIETVALENEEVDSDEEWQHLIEATDPSTMQLSTPLSLLGDLAFVQRIRARLQDSSQQVLEGMLEGASHLRPALRVVGNLLATRCDSELLCRFCQATDLPAFLLRLAGQILESTSSMQQPWCTTLLADLVGVTTAYFTSDSHRGRSWRSLQVFQEAAAGFLSLLPQLLALPADGEMRLRQQSSMCLALLCECLDSSSPSVSGPFYASLLAERRPLLATLLQGATLEQPAPEAREARSSQEQHGADVFTAALAAVCSLPVGRSGSQEAKKQVAQQVAEELTVENSQLLARLLAGLERPACSLHALKVLYSCGHSSKSLCHLLAKGQQVPSSLARLVKGEVPMAERLRVQACEASLHLLALLALQLQSVPPWLDLVVSDATEIFTQSPVVSLVSAAGFLLAQLGQHGAAIEVGCEEAMSAMTNALTAPAELHLPPPMGAGLYDGLLLLLLQLLAQGDAVLVRGFAGSELWNIAWHRVAMVLRLAADKSGMEGETPRSGQPAPEPDWTLISPRGTALFLSLALAVFTREPHQCLPQLAHPHSVVMATFNQLLSLDFLAQLAHTQVGEDGDPELVPAVVLQTCQLLCFPFSLDVDTETQMWVMKALRDAETPAHLLQVCCHHLPFSETALPMSLLCHLVLSDEQVVDQLVGAAAASDRAISFLSAVLLSDSPALTMDLLSLLTHVARACPAHLPFLHMVLAGSDSAYQLLSHLLCHQEHSIRAKACSLVGNLLRQGQDFPRALQSQAGLLERLLERLSDQDEHVRKSASFAVGNAAYQAGSLPHALGKAVPRLGRLLSDPQAKTRCHAASALGNLGRQAADLGDVLIQNRAPHLLLDTACHDPQPAVREAALIALRSVSQQPKMQQVLVSLKASEKLLALSRNDAQSRSCGSPRPSSAHHCKKLIHLLRPTHSA from the exons ATGAAGCCCCAGAACATCCTGCTGGGCAAAGGGGGTCTCATCAAACTGTGTGATTTCGG GTTCGCTCGCGCCATGAGCATCAACACCATGGTGCTGACGTCCATCAAGGGCACCCCGCTGTACATGGCCCCCGAGCTGGTGCAGGAGAAGCCCTATGACCACACGGCCGACCTGTGGTCCGTGGGCTGCATTTTGTACGAGCTCTTCGTGGGGACGCCGCCCTTCTACACCAACAGCATCTTCCAGCTGGTCAGCCTCATCATCAAGGACCCCATCAAGTGGCCCAAAACCATGAGCCCTTTGTTCAAG agcttcctgcagggcctgTTGATGAAGGAGCCTCGCCAGCGCCTGTCGTGGCCAGAGCTGCTCTACCACCCCTTCATCGCTGGACGGGTCACCC TGATGGATGACGCGGAGCAACACGGGGTGGCGAATGCCTTCACCAGCAAGCTGCCCCCAGAGCTGCAGGAGCTGAAGGAGAAGCAGGCTCTCTCACTggcccccaggagcagccagtccAAGATCCTGAGGAAGGCCCGGCAGAAGATGGCTGAGGCGGCCCGGCAGAAG CTCTTTGGTGTGTTCCAGGAGCAGCTGAAGGCAGATGCTCCATCCAAAAAGGAGGCAGCCAGAGGAGGCCAGGGGCGCACACCCAAAGCAGCCGCTGGGAAGGCAGCCctcagggagggggagcagacagcCCGTGCTCTGGGATCTCCCCGAGGAGACAAGATCCAAGCCGTGCTAGGAGAGGAGCCCAACGAGACAGAGTGGGAGAAAACGGAGCCTCCCCCTACGCCACG GGAGCACCGGATCACGCAGGATTACGAGCGGGAGTTCCCGGCGGTGGACAAGGGGGCTCCCAGGCCGGCTGGGGGCAGCAAGGCGGGGCCGCGAGGCAGGCGCAGCATTGAGACTGTGGCCCTGGAGAACGAG GAAGTGGATAGTGATGAGGAATGGCAGCATCTGATCGAGGCCACGGACCCCTCCACCATGCAGCTGAGCACACCCCTGAGCCTTCTGGGGGACCTGGCCTTCGTGCAGCGCATCCGGGCCCGGCTGCAGGACTCCAGCCAGCAG GTGCTGGAGGGGATGCTGGAGGGAGCCTCTCATCTCCGCCCTGCCCTCCGCGTCGTGGGCAACCTGCTGGCCACCAGGTGCGACTCGGAGCTTCTCTGCCGCTTCTGCCAGGCCACGGATTTACCTGCCTTCCTGCTGCGCCTGGCCGGGCAAATCCTGGAGAGCACCAGCAGCATGCAG CAGCCCTGGTGCACCACGCTGCTGGCAGACCTCGTTGGCGTGACGACGGCCTATTTCACCAGCGACTCCCATCGGGGGCGGAGCTGGAGAAG CCTGCAGGTCTTCCAGGAGGCGGCGGCCGgcttcctctccctgctgccccagctcctggccctgccagcgGATGGCGAGATGAGGCTCCGCCAGCAAAGCAGCATG TGCCTGGCCCTGCTCTGCGAGTGCctggacagcagcagcccctccgtGTCCGGCCCCTTCTACGCCAGCCTGCTCGCCGAGCGGCGCCCCCTACTGGCCACGCTCCTCCAGGGGGCCACCCTGGAGCAGCCCGCTCCGGAAG CGAGGGAGGCGAGATCGTCCCAGGAGCAGCACGGGGCCGATGTCTTCACAGCAGCACTGGCCGCAGTCTGCAGCCTCCCCGTGGGGCGCAGCGGGAGCCAGGAGGCCAAAAAGCAG GTTGCCCAGCAAGTGGCAGAGGAGCTGACCGTGGAGAACAGCCAGCTATTAGCAAGGCTCCTGGCTGGACTCGAGCGCCCGGCCTGCTCCCTGCATGCACTCAAG gtcttGTACTCCTGCGGCCACAGCAGTAAAAGCCTctgccatctcctggcaaagGGCCAGCAAGTGCCCAGCTCCCTGGCCCGGCTGGTGAAGGGTGAG GTCCCGATGGCGGAGCGGCTGCGGGTGCAAGCGTGTGAGGCCTCGCTGCAtctgctggccctgctggccctccagctGCAGAGCGTGCCTCCCTG GCTGGACTTAGTGGTGAGTGACGCCACCGAGATCTTCACCCAGTCGCCTGTCGTCTCCCTAGTG agcgcCGCGGGATTCCTGCTGGCTCAGCTTGGCCAGCACGGGGCAGCCATCGAGGTGGGGTGCGAGGAGGCCATGTCGGCCATGACAAATGCACTCACTGCACCTGCTGAG ctgCACCTGCCTCCCCCGATGGGCGCTGGCCTCTACGATGGactcctgcttctcctgctgcagctgctcgCCCAG GGTGACGCGGTGCTGGTCCGGGGCTTTGCCGGCTCGGAGCTGTGGAACATCGCCTGGCACCGTGTCGCCATGGTGCTCCGCTTGGCTGCCGACAAGtcggggatggagggggagacgCCGCGGTCAGGCCAGCCTGCTCCAGAGCCAGACTGGACCCTCATCTCGCCTCGAg GCACCGCGCTCTTCCTCAGCCTGGCCCTCGCCGTCTTCACCCGCGAGCCCCACCAGTGTCTGCCTCAGCTGGCCCACCCCCACAGCGTCGTCATGGCAACCTTCAACCAGCTGCTCTCCCTTGATTTCCTGGCTCAGCTGGCGCACAC gcaggtgggggaggacgGTGACCCCGAGCTGGTCCCGGCTGTGGTGCTCCAGacctgccagctgctctgcttccccttctccttgGACGTGGACACAGAGACCCAGATGTGGGTCATGAAGGCCCTGAGAGAtgctgagacccctgcccatTTGCTCCAG gtctgctgccaccacctgccCTTCTCGGAGACCGCACTTCCCATGAGCCTCCTGTGCCACCTCGTGCTGTCCGACGAGCAGGTCGTTGACCAATTGGTGGGGGCGGCCGCGGCCTCGGACCGCGCCATCTCCTTCCTGTCAGCCGTCTTGCTTTCCGACAGCCCTGCGCTCACGATggacctcctctccctcctgaccCACGTGGCCCGGGCCTGCCCCGCTCACCTGCCTTTCCTCCACATGGTCCTGGCTGGCTCAGACTCGGCCTACCAGCTGCTGAGCCACCTGCTGTGCCACCAGGAGCACTCGATCCGCGCCAAAGCCTGCAGCCTGGTGGGCAACCTGCTGCGGCAGGGCCAGGACTTCCCCCGGGCGCTGCAGAGCCAGGCGGGCCTGCTGGAGCGCCTGCTGGAGCGCCTGTCGGACCAGGACGAGCACGTGCGCAAGTCAGCCAGCTTCGCAGTGGGCAACGCTGCCTACCAGGCCGGCTCCCTCCCGCACGCCCTGGGCAAAGCCGTGCCCCGCCTGGGGAGGCTGCTGAGCGACCCGCAGGCCAAGACCCGGTGTCATGCCGCTTCCGCCCTGGGGAacctgggcaggcaggcagcggaCCTGGGGGACGTGCTGATCCAGAACAGAGCCCCCCATCTCCTGCTGGACACGGCTTGCCACGACCCCCAGCCGGCCGTGCGGGAGGCAGCGCTGATCGCCCTGCGCTCCGTCAGCCAGCAGCCAAAGATGCAGCAG GTGCTAGTGTCCCTCAAGGCCAGCGAGAAGCTGCTGGCGCTTTCCCGTAACGACGCTCAGTCCAGATCCTGCGGGAGTCCCCGACCGTCTTCAGCTCATCACTGTAAGAAGCTCATCCACCTTCTGAGGCCAACGCACAGTGCCTGA